The sequence CGGCGGAGGATCGAACAACCAGGCATGCTGCTGCGACACGACGTCGACGAAGTCGGCCTCGAACGCGTCGCTGTGGGTGTACGCACGCGCTGCCGGTTCCACCACCGCCGACGCCGCGGGGACGTTCACCCGCTCGGTGACCGACGACGCGATCTGGGTGGCGAGGTAGTCCTGGACCTTCTCGTCCTGGGCCATCGGCGTCACCGTGGTGACAAAGCCCTCTGGGTCGACCAGTCGTTCCTTCACCCAGAGTGAGGGGAAGGCCAACACGATCGCCGCCATCGCCACCAGTGTCAGGAGCCCGCTGAGGAATGTGCGCACAGCCACGAGGCTACCGAGGCGATCGACGGACTGTCGGGGTGGCTACTCCCCGACCAGATCGCGTGCGCGTCCGACGATCAGCGGGTCGGGTTCGCCGACGAAATCGTCGCTCTTGCCCTTGTAGTCGAAGAGACTCAGGACGTGGCGCATCGCGTTGATCCGGGCCCGCTTCTTGTCGTTGCTCTTCACCACGGTCCACGGTGCGTGATCGGTGTCGGTGGCCGCGAACATGGCCTCCTTGGCCTCGGTGTAGGCATCCCACTTGTCGAGCGACGCGAGGTCCATCGGCGACAGCTTCCATTGCCGCACCGGATCGATCTGGCGGATCGCGAACCGCGTGCGCTGCTCCAGCGGAGTCACCGAGAACCAGAATTTCACCAGGTTGATGCCGTCGTCGACGAGCATCTTCTCGAAGGCCGGGACCTGCTCGACGAACTGCGTGTACTGCTCGGAAGTGCAGAAGCCCATGACCCTTTCCACTCCCGCGCGGTTGTACCAGGACCGATCGAAGAAGACCATCTCCCCGCCCGCGGGCAGGTGCTGCACGTAGCGCTGGAAATACCACTCGGTCGATTCACGCTCACTCGGCTTCCCCAATGCGACGGTCCGCGCGCCGCGGGGGTTGAGATGTTCGTTGAATCGCTTGATGGTGCCGCCCTTTCCGGCGGCATCGCGTCCCTCGAACACCAGCAGGTGACGTTGCCCGGTCTGCTTGGACCATTTCTGCAACTTCAACAACTCGATCTGGAGATGACGCTTGGTCACCTCGTACTCGCGCCGGCTCATCCGCTCCTCGTACGGATAGTCCTGACGCCAGGTGTCGACCACATTGCGCTCGGGCAGCGTCAGCAGCACCGGGTCGTCGTCATCGTCGTCGTTGACGGCGAATGCGGTCACGTCGTGCAGGTCGACGAGTTGCTGGAGTGCCTCCCGGCCGTTGAGCAGACTGAAATCGGGGCCGACCTCGATGGATGTCCCCAGGGCAGGATCGTGTAACTCGGTCACGGTTCAACGATATGCGCAACGGCCGAACGGGGCGTTGCGACCGGGTGAAGCGAGCCGAACCTCAGTTGCGGAGGTCGACCGATCCCGAGTGGAGGCAGGCCTTTCCGGTGGTGCTGTCATATGCCGTGGCGAAGCCGCCCTGGCAGACGGCTCCGCCGGCGCCTGCGATGGCCTGCCCGCCCCAGCCGCCGATCGCGATGGTGGTGCCGCCCGCGCGGGCCTGGGCGAGGGAAAATGCCTTCGGGCCCGTCGTCACCGAATAGGAGGTTCCTCCGGTGGTGGCGCCTGCGAGTGCCGACGATCCCGGCTGCAGGTTTCGCGCATTCGCGTTGCCGCCCTTGTCCGCCACCGCGACCGCTGTGCCCGAATCGCTCGAATCCTCCGATTGTGCCCGGCTGCCCGGGCCCGCCTTCGCGCCGCACCCGCCGTTGCCGACGATGCGCTGGATCTGATGACCGTCGGCGGCGGCACACGTGGTCGCGGCGCCGGCAGTGGCACCGCCCGCAAGACCGATCATCCACGCCAGCGAGGTACCGCCGATCACCAGCGCCGCGGCTCGAGCACCGAACTTGTTGATACGCATAGAGATTGGCCTCCTCATTCGCCACGGATCGCAGAGTGCAGCAGCACTGACAGCAAGCGTACCCACAGACCGCCGAAAGGTGGGTCCCGGGTTGACGAAACGATCCCCGGCCGAGACCGGGGATCGTCGTGAGCGCCTGCGTCAGCCGGCCGCGCGGCGTTGCACCTCGGCCGTCAATCCCTTTCGAGCCGTGTCGACCGCCATCTTCTGGGCCCGCTTGACGATCATGCCCGGCAGTTTGATCTTCAACTCGACGTCGAGGGTGAACTCCACGTGCGAGCCCTCGCCGTCGGGGGTCACCACGTAGACACCGTGCTGTTCGCTCAGCTGGTTGGCCTCGATGAGGTCCCACGTGCACGAGTTCTCTGTCCAGGTGTAGGCCAGTGTCTGCTCGTCGGAGATGCCCGCCGCGGTGACCACCACGCGAACTTTCTCGGGCTTACCGTCCTCGTTCTCGCTGAGGACCTCCGCCTCCTTGTGCGGACCCGACCAATCCGGAAGGGACGGCACGTCCATCAGCACCTCCATCACGAGCGACGGCGGAGCAGCGACTTCGAATTCGATCTTCGCGGAGACAGCCATGGCAGAGAACCTACCGTGCCGGATGCGTGATGACGCACCCAACGCGACGATCGCGATCAGGCCTCCCGGTCGACCAGGTTGAGCGGCCAGGCCTCGTCCGGGATGTCGCGCAGGGTGCAGGCCTGATCCACTGCGGTGAACCAGCCGCGGAAATGGAGGATCTCCCCGATGACCGGGTTGCGGACGGTGGCGTCGCAACGGAAGCGCTGCCGCTTCTCATCCCATCCCTCGATGTATTTGAGCTGCGCGGAGAACAGACCTTTCATACCGACCTTCGGCCCGCGGCCCAGCCATCGCATCGGACCGCTCTCGAGCAGGAGTTCGCCCGCTCTGGTCACCGAGGGTTCGATCGGATAGAGCAACTCCGGTCCGTCGCCGAAATAGTCGACGAGCCCGCCACGGCCGGACACCAGCAGAGAATTGAGGTTGCGGGTCCCGGTGGTGTAGTTGAAGGCGCGCAGGACGGCGAGACACTCGCGACCGATCTCGTCGGCGTAGCAGTAATGTCCCTGCGTGAAGGGGACCATCCGACTCGACTTGGCGGGCAGTGCATTGCGCTTGGCGTAATGCCACCAGAACGGGGGCGGCAGCGCGGAGGAGATGTAGACGGACTCGTAGATCCCGGTGGCCACCTGAGCCACACCGGACGTCGAATCGATGCTGTACCGCCACGCCACGTTGGGGTGGAGAAGATCGAAGTCCGAACCGAGGATCTGCCGGTACACCGGCGTCATGACGTCTACCCTCCCCATCTCACTCGGGCGCCGACGTGATGTATACCACGTGGACGCATCCGTGCACTGAGAGTAGAACCTACGCGATCGTGTCGGGCCTGATGACGCCGGGCGGGGCGGTCAGTCGGCGGCGGCCTCGCAGAGACGTGCCAGTTCATCGATCACCCGGTCGAGCGGTTCGACGGTTCGCTGGGTCTGACAGAGCCCGACGGCACCCTCGATCGCCGCAATGATCAAGTGCGCCAGCGAATCGGCGCGGTGCACCTCGACGCCTTCGTGGACCAGTCGCGTCGAGATCAGTCGCGTCCAGCGGGCGAAGATCTGCTCGGCCTCGTCGGCGACCTGCGGCTCGGACCGTCGGGCGAGACCGCCCGCGAGCACCGGACAGCCGAACTCGAAGTCGGTGGCGACCAGCATGCGGCGCCAGACGTCGCCGATCTCGGCGACGGCCCCGGCCGGGGTGGCCGAACTCTCGCTGCTGATCCGGCCGGCCATGTAGTCGCCTGCGTGCCGCACGGCCTCGGTCATCAGCTGGGTCTTGCCGCCCGGGAAGTGGTGGTAGATGGACCCGCGAGGTGCCGAACTCGCGGCGATCACGTCGCCGATCGACGTCGCCGCGACCCCGTCTCGGCCGATCAGATCGGCTGCGTGCACGACCATGCGCTCGCGCGGACCGCGTTCGGCCGCACGCGGCCGCGACTCCTCGGGAGGCCTGGTCTCGGTGGGGTGCCCGTCTACCGAACTCATCACACTCCCTATGCAGGTCTTCATAATCGGTGGGTTCTATGCCATCCTACATAGTCATGAGCCCCGACATCGAGATCAAGGATCCGTCCGCCATGACCGGACTGCAGCTGCTGCGGACCGCCATGAGCGACCCCGACCCCGACCGTCCGGGCATCTGGCGACTCCTCGGCATGAGCGCCAAGGAGATCGACGAGGGCCGGGTGTCGTTCACCGTCACCCCCCAGGCCGACTTCGCCAACCCGCTGGGAACCGTGCACGGCGGTATCTGCGCGACGCTGCTGGATTCGGTGATGGGCTGTGCAGTCCACACCACGCTGCCGGCCGGGGTCGGCTACACGACCCTGGAACTCAAGATCAACTACATCCGGTCGGTGGCCGTGGACGCGGGTGAACTCACCGCGGTTGGCACGGTTATCCATGTCGGCGGACGCACGGCGACCGCCGAGGGAAAGGTGTTCGCCGACGACGGCAAACTCGTCGCGCACGGCACGACGACGTGCATCGTGTTCCGCTGAGACCCGCGATCCCCGTGACATCACGGTGGCCTGCGTGCGGTCAGGCGTCGAGGAACCTCTCCCGCAATCCCGCCTGGGCGTCGGCATCGACGCCGAGTCCATCGGCGAAGTAGTTCTCGATGGTGCCGAACCGGTGGTCGAGTTCGGCGAACGCGGCGTCGAGGTAGGCCTCCTGCACCCCGAGCAGGGGACGTAGCAGTTCGGGGTCTCCGCCTGCCGCCTCGAAGCCGTCGAAGACCGGCGCGATGGCGGGCAGGAACAGATCGTTGGTGAGCAGGTAGTCGCCGTAGACGCCGTCGCGGTCGACGCCCATGAGCGTGAGGAATGCGGCTGCCGCCCAACCGGTCCGGTCCTTCCCCGCGGTGCAGTGGAAGAGCGCGGGCGTGCCGTCGAGCAGACCACGGAACATCGCGCGATACGAGTTCAGCGCGCTCGGTAGGTTCACGAGTTCGCGGTAGGCCTCGATCATGCGCTCCACCCCGCTGCCGTCGGCGAGCTTCTCGTTGGCCGCCGCCACGGTGACCGGATCGGCGAGCACCTTGTCGAGATTGGCGGGCGCGCTGACCGATTGCGCGTCGGCCAGGACGTCGAGACGGACGCCGCGTACACCGTCGATCACCGGATCCGGTTCCGCATCCGATTCGGCGTCCGAGCGGAGGTCGTAGATCGTGCGGATGCCCAGTCCGGCCAGGTAGGCACGGTCGGACTCCGACGCCTTGTCGAGCGCCGCGGAGCGAAACAGTCGCCCCGTGACCACACGACGACCATCGGTCGTCTTCCAGCCCCCGACATCCCGCAAGTTGGCCACGGTGGTGAGTTCGATGTGCGCGACGGTCGGATCGGTCATGAGTCCATCGTGGCAGACCCGCCGCGGACAGGTGAGCGCACGCTCGGCGGAGAAGTGTGCCCGATCGACGGATCGGGGCCCGGCGGGCAACGCCGAAGGCCGGCCACCCGCGAGGGTGACCGGCCTTCGGTCTGGATGCGTTGAGAAGACGCAGGCTCGGATCAAGCGATCAGAAGCCCCATCCCTGACGGAGTCAGGTCAGAATCCCATTCCGCCCATCTCGTCGCCACCCGGCATTGCCGGGGCCGGGTTCTTCTCCGGCTTGTCGGCGACAACGGCCTCGGTGGTGAGGAACAGAGCGGCGATCGACGCAGCGTTCTGCAGCGCCGAGCGGGTGACCTTCACCGGGTCGTTGATGCCGCGGGCCAGCAGGTCCTCGTACTCGCCGGTCGCGGCGTTGAGGCCGGTGCCCAGCGGGGAGTTGCGGACCTTGTCGGCCACGACGCCCGGCTCGAGCCCGGCGTTGATGGCGATCTGCTTGGCCGGAGCCTCGAGCGCGACGCGCACGATGTTGGCACCGGTGGCCTCGTCACCGGTCAGCGACAGACCGGAGATCGCAGCCTCGGACTGCAGCAGGGCCACGCCACCGCCGGCGACGATGCCCTCTTCGACGGCAGCCTTCGCGTTGCGGACGGCGTCCTCGATGCGGTGCTTGCGCTCCTTGAGCTCGACCTCGGTGGCCGCGCCCGCCTTGATGACCGCAACACCGCCGGCCAGCTTGGCCAGACGCTCCTGCAGCTTCTCACGGTCGTAGTCGGAGTCGCTGTTCTCGATCTCGCTGCGGATCTGGGCCACGCGGCCGGCGATCGCGTCGGCATCGCCCGCGCCGTCGACGATGGTGGTCTCGTCCTTGGTCACGACGACCTTGCGAGCGGTACCGAGCAGCTCGACGCCCGCGCCCTCGAGCGAGAGGCCGACCTCTTCGCTGATGACCTCGCCACCGGTGAGGATGGC is a genomic window of Gordonia sp. SID5947 containing:
- a CDS encoding SRPBCC family protein, whose translation is MAVSAKIEFEVAAPPSLVMEVLMDVPSLPDWSGPHKEAEVLSENEDGKPEKVRVVVTAAGISDEQTLAYTWTENSCTWDLIEANQLSEQHGVYVVTPDGEGSHVEFTLDVELKIKLPGMIVKRAQKMAVDTARKGLTAEVQRRAAG
- a CDS encoding TetR/AcrR family transcriptional regulator; this translates as MVVHAADLIGRDGVAATSIGDVIAASSAPRGSIYHHFPGGKTQLMTEAVRHAGDYMAGRISSESSATPAGAVAEIGDVWRRMLVATDFEFGCPVLAGGLARRSEPQVADEAEQIFARWTRLISTRLVHEGVEVHRADSLAHLIIAAIEGAVGLCQTQRTVEPLDRVIDELARLCEAAAD
- a CDS encoding PaaI family thioesterase, with the protein product MPSYIVMSPDIEIKDPSAMTGLQLLRTAMSDPDPDRPGIWRLLGMSAKEIDEGRVSFTVTPQADFANPLGTVHGGICATLLDSVMGCAVHTTLPAGVGYTTLELKINYIRSVAVDAGELTAVGTVIHVGGRTATAEGKVFADDGKLVAHGTTTCIVFR
- a CDS encoding DUF4166 domain-containing protein, giving the protein MTPVYRQILGSDFDLLHPNVAWRYSIDSTSGVAQVATGIYESVYISSALPPPFWWHYAKRNALPAKSSRMVPFTQGHYCYADEIGRECLAVLRAFNYTTGTRNLNSLLVSGRGGLVDYFGDGPELLYPIEPSVTRAGELLLESGPMRWLGRGPKVGMKGLFSAQLKYIEGWDEKRQRFRCDATVRNPVIGEILHFRGWFTAVDQACTLRDIPDEAWPLNLVDREA
- a CDS encoding tyrosine-protein phosphatase; the protein is MTDPTVAHIELTTVANLRDVGGWKTTDGRRVVTGRLFRSAALDKASESDRAYLAGLGIRTIYDLRSDAESDAEPDPVIDGVRGVRLDVLADAQSVSAPANLDKVLADPVTVAAANEKLADGSGVERMIEAYRELVNLPSALNSYRAMFRGLLDGTPALFHCTAGKDRTGWAAAAFLTLMGVDRDGVYGDYLLTNDLFLPAIAPVFDGFEAAGGDPELLRPLLGVQEAYLDAAFAELDHRFGTIENYFADGLGVDADAQAGLRERFLDA
- the ppk2 gene encoding polyphosphate kinase 2; translated protein: MTELHDPALGTSIEVGPDFSLLNGREALQQLVDLHDVTAFAVNDDDDDDPVLLTLPERNVVDTWRQDYPYEERMSRREYEVTKRHLQIELLKLQKWSKQTGQRHLLVFEGRDAAGKGGTIKRFNEHLNPRGARTVALGKPSERESTEWYFQRYVQHLPAGGEMVFFDRSWYNRAGVERVMGFCTSEQYTQFVEQVPAFEKMLVDDGINLVKFWFSVTPLEQRTRFAIRQIDPVRQWKLSPMDLASLDKWDAYTEAKEAMFAATDTDHAPWTVVKSNDKKRARINAMRHVLSLFDYKGKSDDFVGEPDPLIVGRARDLVGE
- a CDS encoding DUF6764 family protein produces the protein MRINKFGARAAALVIGGTSLAWMIGLAGGATAGAATTCAAADGHQIQRIVGNGGCGAKAGPGSRAQSEDSSDSGTAVAVADKGGNANARNLQPGSSALAGATTGGTSYSVTTGPKAFSLAQARAGGTTIAIGGWGGQAIAGAGGAVCQGGFATAYDSTTGKACLHSGSVDLRN